The nucleotide window TCCGCACTCGGCGAGTTCTCGGGCGCCGGCCCCACCGCCGACGAGAAGAAGCGGTCCGCGGACGTGCTCCGTGAGGTCGCGGAGTTCGCCAAGTCGGCGAACCTCACGATGGCGGTCGAGTACCTGAACCGGTTCGAGTGCTACCTCATCACCACCGCGGCGCAGGCGGTCGAGTTGGTGAAGGCCGTCGACCACCCGAACCTGCGGACGATGTACGACAGCTTCCACGCGCACATTGAGGAGAAGGACCCGGCGGCGGCGATCCGGACCGTCGCGCCGGTGCTGGCGCACGTCCACATCAGCGAGAACGACCGCGGCACGCCCGGGTCCGGGCAGGTGAACTGGGACGACACGTTCACCACGCTGGGCGAAGTCGGCTACGACGGCTGGATGACGATCGAGGCGTTCGGCCGGGCGCTGCCGGACCTGGCCGCCGCCACGAAGGTGTGGCGGGATCTGTTCCCGACACCTGAAGACGTGTACACGAAGGGGATCAAATTCATCCGGGAGCAGTTGGGCGGAAAGAGCACGCGCGTCGGGTGAGTCCGCGTGTGCGGGCCGTAGCGAACCCATCGGATGCCCCGCCCCGCGAGCCCGCGTGACGCCTCGCGCGGGCGCCGTTCGTTGCCGGATCACCCCCTTGCCCGCCGATGTAGGATGCGACGCCCGCCCGCAGCGGTCGGGGCGGCCTGGAGGTGCAAAATGCGACGGGCATTACGATACGCGGCGGTTGCGGCGAGCGGGCTGACTCTAACGGTTGCGACGGCCGCTCCGCCGGCCCCCACCACCGCCGCCCCGGTGGAGCAGCCCGCGGCCCAGTCGGCGGTGCCGTGGGCCAACAAGTTCTTCCTCCCGAACGCCGCGACCGACCGCGACCAGGCGGCGCCCGCGGTCATCACCCACAACTTCGGCGAGGTGCCGCACGGCACGCTGTGCGTCCACAAGTTCACGATCACGAACATCTACAACGTGCCCATGCGGGTCACGGACGTGCGCAAGGGCTGCACGTGCCTGGACTACATCCCGATGACCAAGACGCTCGAGCCCAACGAGACGGCCGAGTTCACGGTCACGATGAACACCGGGAAGTTCGTGGGGTCGAACTCCCAGAACTTCTACGTCACGTTCGGGCCGAAGTTCGTGTCTACTGCGGTGCTGCGTGTGTCCGCGACCAGCCGCACCGACGTGAGCGTGTCGCCGGGCGCGGTCAGCTTCGGGACGGTGCCGAAGGGGACGCGGTTGAGCCAGTCGGTCCAGGTGAAGTACGCGGGCCGCGCCCGCGACTGGAAGATCACCGAGGCGGTCGCGGGGAACCACCCGTTCGACGTGCGGGTGACCGAGACTTCGCGGGGCGGCCCGCTCCGCGGCGGGGCCGAGTTCCAGGTGGACGTGACGCTGAGCGCGAACGCGCCCGCGGGGCCGCTCTCCGAGCAGATCACGCTCAGGACGAACGACACCTCGAACCCCCTGATCCAGCTCGCGGTGACGGGAACCGTGATCGCGCCGCTGGAGCTGAACCCCGGGAAGGTGCGGTTCGAGGTGAAGCCCGGCGAGTCCGCAACGCAGCGGGTGCTGGTGCGGGCCGCTAAACCGTTCAAGGTGGCGGCGGTGGACGGCGCCGGCGACGGGATCACGGTCGAGCTGCCCGCAACGCCCGCGGCGCTGCCGGTGCAGGTGATTGTGGTGAAATTCGAGCCGAAGAAGCCCGGCACGGTGGCACGCCAGCTCCGCATCAGCACCGACCAGCCGGGCGAATCGTCCGCGCTGCTGTCGGTCGAAGCCACGGGCACCAGCCCCGAGAAGGAAGAAGGCTCCAAGTAAAGCTGCGGAATATTGTCCAGTGCTTCACGGCGGCGGGCAGACGAAGCGGATCACACCGGCTCTTCTGCCCGCCCCTCTCGCCATTACGCCCCCTCGCAGCCGCCGCTCGTGCGTTTCTCGGACCGCGTCAGTACCGCAGGATGAAATCGATCGTGAACCGGTAGCGGAAGAGGTCCTTCGGCCCCGCGAACGGGATCTCGAACGCGCCACCGAACTGCGCGTGCTCGTTCAGCTTCACGCGCCCGCCGAGGGCACCCGTCAGCAGCCCGTGCTTGGCCTGCCCGCCGAAGTTGATCAGGTCCCGCCCCTCGCTCCCGATGGTCGTCGTGGTGCCGCGGGTCGTGGTCAGGAACCAGTTCAGCTCGGCCAGCGGGTAGAAATGGTGCTTGTTCAGGATGTCGAAGTCCAGGTGCGCGGACAGCCAGTAATAATCGCTCCGCTCGCTGTTCGTGGCGAACGAGTAGCCGGTGGTGATGATGCTGTTGAAGCTCCCGAGCCGCATGTCGCGGAGGAAGTTCTGGCCGTAGGTCACGTACGGCACGAGCGACAGCGACCCGGTGTCCTGGAACGCGCCCGACGAGCCGACCGGCAACTGGAACTGCAACCCGCCGGCCACCAGCGCGCCGTTCTCCTCGCCGCGGTAGAAGGTGTACTTCGGCCCGAGCCAAAGTTCCGCGAACCCGGTTTCGTCGCCGAACCGGGAGTTGCCGTCGGGGTTCACCGTGATGCCGCCGAACTTGTGGAACACCAGCGACCAGCGGTCCGTGAACGCCACCCGCCCCTGCGCGCCGAAGAACGTGATGTGCCCGCCGCGGAAGTCCCGCTGGTCGGTCGGCACCTTCTGGTAAATGAACAGCGGGCGAAGCTCGGTTATCGACCGGGGGTCCTCCGCGAGGAACGGGTTACTGACCGGCGAGATGAACCCGTCGAACATGTGGTCGCCGCGGAACCACCCGCCGTTGCGGCTCCCGAACACGCCCTCCAGCGCGTCCCCGAACTTCCACGACGACCGCTTCGGCGCCGGCAGCTTCTCGTCCTTACCCTTGTCCTTCAGATCCGAGCGCTTCGTGAGGAACTCGTTCACCGTGTCGGCCGTCGGCGTGGTGTACGCGGTCCGCGCGAGCGCCTTATCAACGAGCGCAGCGGGGACGGCCACCGCAGATTCGTCGGGCGCGGGGGTGCCGAACGTCGCGGCCACGACCGGGGCGCCGAACGCGGCCCCGCGACGGGGCTGGGGGTTAACGGGAGCGTCCACGAACCCGGTGGGCGTAAGGCTCGCCTCCGGCGCGACGCCAACCACCGCCACCGGCGCGCCGAGTACCGGAGCCGGCCGCGCGGCGCTGTGCGCGGACCGAATCGGCGTCGAGCCGAGAGCCTCGGGCGGCGGCAGCGGCTCGAGTGGGCCGAGTGGCTGCGCGCCGGCCGGGCTCGCGGTCCCGACCGCCACCAACGTCAGCGCGACCCACACCGCACGGGGCATGTCCGACCTCCCGTCTCAGTCAGTGAGGAGTGAGGAATAAGGAAACCAACAACCTTGACCTTGCGAGGTTCGAAGCGCCCTTGGCCCCAACTCCTCACCTGTCCGCTCCTCACCGACTTCTGGCCCGCCCGATGGAGATCGGGCACCTCTTACAATCGGCCGAATCGGTCGATCCGGTTGAATGCCTTCACCAGGAAATAACGACCAACTCGGCAAAGTCGCGAATATAAACCGGTTACGGACGCGCCGGTGCGGCGCTCTGGACCAGATTTTGAGGGGAAATCAATGAAGCGGCGCACGGCGGTTCTGTTGCTCGCGGCGGTCGTGGCCGCGGGACTGCTCGGGGGCTTCGCGTCGGGCTGGTGGTCCGGCGGGCACGAGACCGTGGCGGCGGCCGCGGCGGCGCGACTGCCGGACGGGGTGCCGGAGTTCTTCCGGAACGGGGGCAAGCACCTCGCCCACTTCTCCGGCGATCCCGACCGCTGGAAGAACCGCGAGATGACGTTCCTCCGGCGCGCCGAGGAGGGCAACCACTTCCTCGACCTCGAAGACCTGGACGGCAAGAAGTACCCCGCCACGCACCGCTACGACGGGCTGAAGATGGTCTACGGCGAACTGAAGAAGGAGCCGAACAAGGTCGGGACGCTACCTTACGCGATCGTGGAGTACTACGAGAAACTGACGGTGGGCTTCTACGACCACCGCAAGGCGCCCAAGGACACGTCGGTGCCGATGAAGTGCCTGGTGTACGGGGGCACGCTGGCGCACTACACCGGCGACGCCGCGATGCCGCTCCACACCACCCGCGACTTCGACGGGCGCAACCAGCCGGACGGCACCGTCAAGCAGAAGGGCATCCACGCCAAGGTCGACGGCTTCCCCGAGAAGAACAAGATCACCCCCGAGGAGGTGTGCCGCGGGTTGGAAGCGAAGAAGATCGACAACGTCTGGGAGCACGTGAACACGTTCATCGCGGAGTCGCACACCCACATCGCCAAGTGCTACGAGTTCGACGCCGCCGGCGCGCTCGACAAGCCGACCGACGAGAGCCGCGAGTTCATCCTGGGGCGGGTGCGGGCGGGCGCCCAACTGACCCTCGACCTGTGGTACACCGCGTGGCTCCGCAGCGAGAAACTCCCCAACCACTGGTGAGCGTGCGGTTCGGACACGAAGGGGCTTCGAGAATTGTGTCCGCTTCGGAGCGCGGGCGACCAGTTACTCGGGACCCGACAGTGATTTGCGCACGGAAAGGCCGTTAACTTCGACTATCGGCTTCGCCCCCTTACCCTTCCGGCAGCGGCGCGGCGCCGGGCGGGGGCGTTCCGTGCCCGGCCTTCACGTAATCCGCTCGCAACGCGGCGTACTCCTCGGGGGTGAGTGCGTCGAGTGTGTCTTCGGGCACCTCGACGCACGACGCGCACCCGCCCGCGGGCGGGGCGTGTTGCCGGAAGATCTGCTTCAAGAACGG belongs to Gemmata obscuriglobus and includes:
- a CDS encoding sugar phosphate isomerase/epimerase family protein, with translation MKLGMNLLLWTGEVTSEHFPLLARLKAAGFDGVELPVFGGAPAEYKPIRAELDRLGLKCTTVTVLTRETNAISPAPATRQRAVEWLKTVVEINHVLGAETVCGPFHSALGEFSGAGPTADEKKRSADVLREVAEFAKSANLTMAVEYLNRFECYLITTAAQAVELVKAVDHPNLRTMYDSFHAHIEEKDPAAAIRTVAPVLAHVHISENDRGTPGSGQVNWDDTFTTLGEVGYDGWMTIEAFGRALPDLAAATKVWRDLFPTPEDVYTKGIKFIREQLGGKSTRVG
- a CDS encoding (2Fe-2S)-binding protein; the encoded protein is MNLDDKVCYCFHVSRRKLVNWVKHNAPKVPSQLSMCGGAGTGCGWCIPFLKQIFRQHAPPAGGCASCVEVPEDTLDALTPEEYAALRADYVKAGHGTPPPGAAPLPEG
- a CDS encoding DUF1573 domain-containing protein, with protein sequence MRRALRYAAVAASGLTLTVATAAPPAPTTAAPVEQPAAQSAVPWANKFFLPNAATDRDQAAPAVITHNFGEVPHGTLCVHKFTITNIYNVPMRVTDVRKGCTCLDYIPMTKTLEPNETAEFTVTMNTGKFVGSNSQNFYVTFGPKFVSTAVLRVSATSRTDVSVSPGAVSFGTVPKGTRLSQSVQVKYAGRARDWKITEAVAGNHPFDVRVTETSRGGPLRGGAEFQVDVTLSANAPAGPLSEQITLRTNDTSNPLIQLAVTGTVIAPLELNPGKVRFEVKPGESATQRVLVRAAKPFKVAAVDGAGDGITVELPATPAALPVQVIVVKFEPKKPGTVARQLRISTDQPGESSALLSVEATGTSPEKEEGSK